A single region of the Streptomyces sp. ITFR-16 genome encodes:
- a CDS encoding MDR family MFS transporter, translating to MSGAGGGTEAISGSGTGPAPSPAAPRRRGPVVAALMLCMALAAIDGTIVSTAVPQIVGDLGGFSVFSWLFSGYLLAVTVTLPVYGKLSDTFGRKPVLITGVVLFLFGSVLCAAAWNMAALIAFRVVQGIGGGALQGTVQTIAADLYPLKERPRIQARLSTVWATSAVAGPVLGGLFAVYADWRWIFLINLPVGAFALWLVVRHLHEPSRTRRAAGAPRPRIDWAGSLGVFATGALLLTALVQGGVAWPWLSAPSLGLLGGAAVLATLTVLIERRAAEPVIPGWVWRRRTIASVNLALGAMGLLMVAPTVFLPTYAQSVLGLGPIAAGFVLSVMTLSWPVSAALSNRVYNRIGFRRTAITGMTGALLVLLAFPLLPYPGAAWQPALIMLLLGAALGLFQLPLIVGVQSTVGWSERGTTTASVLFCRQLGQSIGAALFGAVANGVMASRLADAPVAGLPGDLDSVSHALDDPGALTQAATDYLRRAVDAAVDQVYLGAAAAAAVALLVLVFVAPRRFPVLADEPEGAPVPPPD from the coding sequence GTGAGCGGCGCGGGCGGCGGCACGGAAGCGATATCGGGGTCCGGTACGGGACCCGCACCCTCCCCCGCGGCGCCCCGGCGGCGCGGTCCCGTCGTGGCCGCGCTGATGCTCTGCATGGCGCTGGCGGCGATCGACGGCACGATCGTGTCCACGGCGGTCCCGCAGATCGTCGGCGACCTGGGCGGGTTCTCCGTCTTCTCCTGGCTCTTCTCCGGCTATCTGCTGGCCGTGACGGTGACCCTGCCGGTGTACGGGAAGCTCTCCGACACCTTCGGCCGCAAGCCTGTCCTGATCACCGGCGTGGTCCTCTTCCTGTTCGGTTCGGTGCTGTGCGCCGCCGCCTGGAACATGGCCGCGCTGATCGCCTTCCGAGTCGTCCAGGGCATCGGCGGCGGCGCGCTCCAGGGCACCGTCCAGACCATCGCGGCGGACCTCTATCCGCTGAAGGAGCGCCCGAGGATCCAGGCCAGGCTGTCCACGGTCTGGGCCACGTCGGCGGTCGCGGGCCCGGTGCTCGGCGGGCTGTTCGCGGTGTACGCGGACTGGCGCTGGATCTTCCTGATCAACCTGCCCGTAGGGGCGTTCGCGCTCTGGCTCGTCGTGCGCCACCTCCACGAGCCGTCCCGCACCCGGCGGGCGGCCGGCGCGCCCCGCCCCCGGATCGACTGGGCGGGCTCGCTGGGCGTGTTCGCGACCGGTGCGCTGCTGCTGACCGCGCTCGTCCAGGGCGGGGTGGCCTGGCCCTGGCTGTCGGCGCCCTCCCTCGGCCTGCTGGGCGGGGCCGCCGTGCTGGCCACGCTGACGGTCCTGATCGAGCGGCGCGCCGCCGAACCCGTCATCCCGGGCTGGGTGTGGCGGCGGCGCACCATCGCCTCGGTCAATCTGGCCCTGGGCGCGATGGGCCTGCTGATGGTCGCGCCGACCGTCTTCCTGCCGACGTACGCCCAGTCGGTGCTGGGGCTCGGGCCGATCGCCGCCGGGTTCGTGCTCTCGGTGATGACGCTGAGCTGGCCGGTGTCGGCCGCCCTGTCCAACCGGGTGTACAACCGCATCGGCTTCCGCCGCACCGCGATCACCGGCATGACCGGCGCCCTGCTGGTCCTGCTCGCCTTCCCGCTGCTGCCCTACCCGGGCGCGGCCTGGCAGCCCGCCCTGATCATGCTGCTGCTCGGCGCCGCGCTCGGGCTCTTCCAACTGCCGCTGATCGTGGGCGTCCAGTCGACCGTGGGCTGGTCCGAGCGGGGTACGACGACGGCCTCCGTGCTCTTCTGCCGCCAGCTGGGCCAGAGCATCGGCGCCGCGCTGTTCGGGGCCGTCGCCAACGGGGTCATGGCCTCCCGGCTCGCGGACGCGCCCGTCGCGGGGCTGCCGGGCGATCTGGACTCCGTCTCGCACGCGCTGGACGACCCCGGGGCGCTCACACAGGCGGCAACGGACTATCTGCGCCGGGCCGTTGACGCCGCGGTCGACCAGGTCTACCTGGGCGCCGCGGCGGCCGCCGCGGTGGCCCTGCTGGTGCTGGTCTTCGTCGCACCCCGGCGCTTCCCGGTCCTCGCCGACGAGCCCGAGGGCGCTCCCGTACCGCCACCTGACTAA
- a CDS encoding ABC transporter ATP-binding protein, which produces MTTAVTIPRHGGTGGRTAVAARARQVVKAYGTGETRVVALDHVDVDIDRGRFTAIMGPSGSGKSTLMHCLAGLDTVTSGQIHLAETEITGLKDKKLTQLRRDRIGFIFQAFNLLPTLNALENITLPMDIAGRKPDAAWLRQVVETVGLAERLKHRPTELSGGQQQRVAVARALAARPEIIFGDEPTGNLDSRAGAEVLTFLRKSVDELGQTIVMVTHDPVAASYADRVLYLADGRIVDEMHNPTAEQVLDRMKDFDARGRTS; this is translated from the coding sequence GTGACAACGGCTGTAACCATTCCCAGGCACGGGGGCACTGGAGGGCGTACGGCCGTGGCTGCGCGGGCGCGGCAGGTCGTCAAGGCGTACGGGACCGGGGAGACCCGGGTCGTCGCGCTCGACCACGTCGACGTGGACATCGACCGCGGCCGGTTCACGGCGATCATGGGTCCGTCCGGCTCCGGCAAGTCGACGCTGATGCACTGCCTGGCCGGCCTGGACACCGTGACCTCCGGTCAGATCCACCTGGCCGAGACCGAGATCACCGGCCTCAAGGACAAGAAGCTCACCCAGCTGCGCCGCGACCGCATCGGCTTCATCTTCCAGGCGTTCAACCTGCTGCCGACGCTGAACGCGCTGGAGAACATCACGCTGCCGATGGACATCGCGGGCCGCAAGCCCGACGCCGCCTGGCTGCGGCAGGTCGTGGAGACCGTGGGCCTGGCCGAGCGGCTCAAGCACCGGCCGACCGAGCTCTCCGGCGGCCAGCAGCAGCGCGTCGCCGTGGCACGGGCGCTCGCCGCCCGGCCGGAGATCATCTTCGGTGACGAGCCGACCGGGAACCTGGACTCGCGGGCCGGCGCCGAGGTGCTGACCTTCCTGCGCAAGTCCGTCGACGAGCTGGGCCAGACCATCGTGATGGTCACCCATGACCCGGTCGCCGCCTCCTACGCGGACCGGGTGCTCTACCTCGCGGACGGCCGGATCGTCGACGAGATGCACAACCCCACCGCCGAACAGGTGCTGGACCGCATGAAGGACTTCGACGCGCGCGGGCGGACGTCATGA
- a CDS encoding cellulose-binding protein, with amino-acid sequence MSSAPVSAHGFVGVRGRGYRPEQVDRAVAALSAERDGALEQVARLTELAERLVAESARLDEAVAKLAPQDYASLGERAQQILALAEGEARSVRAAAQEEAQGLRDAADEAGRALRESARADAEAMRAAAVGRADEVLAAAGATAAELLAGARQEAVRVREEAEAAMAATRSRTASVLAHQEQEHAERWKADGQELADAEAAQAAEHEELTARAEAGLAEARKALAEAEEAARHGQEDAEARAAGLIAEARVREERVVRETERILREHEEGREEVQAHMAHVRSSLAALTGRVTTPAQD; translated from the coding sequence CCCGGAGCAGGTGGACCGGGCCGTGGCCGCGCTGTCGGCGGAGCGGGACGGGGCCCTGGAGCAGGTGGCGCGGCTGACGGAGCTGGCGGAGCGGCTGGTGGCGGAGTCGGCCCGGCTGGACGAGGCCGTGGCGAAGCTGGCGCCGCAGGACTACGCGTCGCTGGGGGAGCGGGCCCAGCAGATCCTGGCGCTGGCCGAGGGCGAGGCGCGGTCGGTGCGGGCCGCAGCCCAGGAGGAGGCGCAGGGGCTGCGCGACGCGGCGGACGAGGCGGGGCGGGCGCTGCGCGAGTCCGCGCGGGCCGACGCGGAGGCGATGCGGGCGGCGGCGGTGGGCCGCGCCGATGAGGTGCTGGCCGCCGCCGGGGCGACCGCCGCCGAGCTGCTGGCCGGTGCGCGGCAGGAGGCGGTGCGGGTCCGCGAGGAGGCGGAGGCCGCGATGGCGGCGACCCGCAGCCGTACGGCGAGTGTGCTGGCGCACCAGGAGCAGGAGCACGCCGAGCGGTGGAAGGCCGACGGGCAGGAGCTGGCGGACGCCGAGGCCGCGCAGGCGGCGGAGCACGAGGAGCTGACCGCCCGCGCCGAGGCCGGTCTCGCCGAGGCCCGGAAGGCGCTGGCGGAGGCCGAGGAGGCCGCGCGGCACGGCCAGGAGGATGCCGAGGCGCGCGCCGCCGGGCTGATTGCCGAGGCCCGGGTGCGCGAGGAGCGCGTGGTGCGGGAGACGGAGCGGATCCTGCGGGAGCACGAGGAGGGCCGCGAGGAGGTGCAGGCGCACATGGCGCACGTCCGCAGCTCGCTCGCGGCGCTGACGGGCCGGGTGACGACCCCGGCGCAGGACTGA
- a CDS encoding DUF485 domain-containing protein has protein sequence MSYEPPHPPPYPPRRGRPQRPPSGPAPAARRPSFPPPQQHDYLLPWQSSVPAPPPRRAHPPAAPVPPPGHHGDLRRLRTAYRLLRRVATLTALGYFTAFLLLSGFAPGLMNRPVGGGLTTGLTLGLCQLPVTFLAIALYERIARRTVDPLAAELRRTGALR, from the coding sequence ATGTCGTACGAACCTCCGCACCCTCCCCCGTACCCGCCCCGGCGCGGGCGCCCTCAGCGGCCCCCGTCCGGCCCCGCCCCGGCCGCCCGCAGACCGTCCTTCCCGCCGCCCCAGCAGCACGACTACCTGCTGCCCTGGCAGAGTTCGGTGCCCGCGCCGCCGCCCCGCCGGGCACACCCGCCCGCCGCGCCCGTACCGCCGCCCGGACACCACGGCGACCTGCGCCGGCTGCGCACCGCGTACCGGCTGCTGCGGCGCGTCGCCACCCTGACCGCGCTCGGCTACTTCACCGCCTTCCTGCTGCTGTCCGGCTTCGCGCCGGGGCTGATGAACCGCCCCGTCGGCGGCGGCCTCACGACGGGCCTGACGCTGGGCCTGTGCCAACTCCCGGTCACGTTCCTCGCGATCGCGCTGTACGAACGGATCGCGCGGCGCACGGTGGACCCGCTCGCCGCGGAACTGCGCAGGACGGGGGCGCTGCGGTGA
- a CDS encoding FtsX-like permease family protein, whose translation MTVWKTSMRNFFAHKGRMALSAVAVLLSVAFVCGTLVFTDTMNTTFDKLFAATSADVTVSPKSAEADDTPDNGRPESLPASVVARVGKADGVERAEGAVSSMAVTVVDSHNKNMGSETGAPTIAGNWTRNDLRSMEITSGHAPRGPTEVMVDADTAKKHHLELGDELRTIAVTGDIKARISGIAAFKVTNPGAAIVYLDTATAQQKLLGRTGVFTQIAVTAESGVSDVRLKQNVAKALDGSAAYKLETQKEAAASDKDSMGSFLDVMKYAMLGFAGIAFLVGIFLIVNTFSMLVAQRTREIGLMRAIGSSRKQVNRSVLLEAVLLGIVGSLLGVAAGVGLAVGLMKVMGAVGMELSTQDLTIAWTTPVTGLALGIVVTVLAAYIPARRAGKVSPMAALRDSGTPADAKSGWIRAGIGLVLTGAGAAALWSTTQADKASDGSAFLGLGVVLTLIGFIVIGPLLAGVVVRALSVVVLRFFGPVGRLAERNALRNPRRTGATGAALMIGLALVACLSVVGSSMVASATDELDRSVGADFIVQTGGDGRPLTEQASDAVDGASHLAHVTHMKEVPARLTLPDGSAPKAGLLATEPTYTQDLSRDTLSGDLSAAYGKDAMSVGSKFAEKHGVKVGDELTAAFEHGRTARLKVAAITSDDSALDSGAMYINLTTAMRHVPADRMPLDSVVFAKAAPDQQDQAYTSLKAAVAADPTVKVFDQTGFKQELKDQIGQLLNIVYGLLALAIIVAVLGVVNTLALSVVERTREIGLMRAIGLSRRQLRRMIRLESVVIALFGALLGLGLGMGWGTSAQELLALEGLDVLEIPWPTIITVFVASAFVGLFAALVPAFRAGRMNVLNAIATDG comes from the coding sequence ATGACCGTGTGGAAGACCTCGATGCGCAACTTCTTCGCGCACAAGGGCCGCATGGCGCTCTCCGCCGTCGCCGTCCTGCTGTCGGTGGCGTTCGTGTGCGGCACGCTCGTCTTCACCGACACCATGAACACCACGTTCGACAAGCTCTTCGCCGCGACCTCGGCCGATGTCACCGTCAGCCCGAAGTCGGCCGAGGCCGACGACACCCCGGACAACGGCAGGCCGGAGTCGCTGCCCGCCTCCGTCGTCGCGCGGGTCGGCAAGGCCGACGGGGTCGAGAGGGCCGAGGGCGCCGTCTCCAGCATGGCGGTCACGGTCGTCGACAGCCACAACAAGAACATGGGCTCCGAGACCGGCGCCCCCACGATCGCGGGCAACTGGACGCGCAACGACCTGCGTTCCATGGAGATCACCTCCGGCCACGCCCCGCGCGGCCCCACCGAGGTGATGGTCGACGCCGACACGGCGAAGAAGCACCACCTCGAGCTCGGTGACGAGCTGCGCACCATCGCGGTCACCGGCGACATCAAGGCGCGCATCAGCGGGATCGCCGCCTTCAAGGTGACCAACCCGGGCGCGGCGATCGTCTACCTCGACACGGCCACCGCCCAGCAGAAGCTGCTCGGCCGCACCGGTGTCTTCACCCAGATCGCGGTCACCGCCGAATCCGGTGTCAGCGACGTCCGGTTGAAGCAGAACGTCGCGAAGGCCCTCGACGGCTCGGCCGCGTACAAGCTGGAGACCCAGAAGGAGGCCGCGGCGTCCGACAAGGACTCCATGGGCTCGTTCCTCGACGTGATGAAGTACGCGATGCTCGGCTTCGCCGGGATCGCCTTCCTCGTCGGCATCTTCCTGATCGTCAACACCTTCTCGATGCTGGTCGCCCAGCGCACCCGTGAGATCGGCCTGATGCGGGCCATCGGCTCCAGCCGCAAGCAGGTCAACCGCTCGGTGCTGCTCGAGGCGGTCCTGCTGGGCATCGTCGGCTCGCTCCTCGGCGTCGCCGCCGGCGTCGGACTGGCCGTCGGGCTGATGAAGGTCATGGGCGCCGTCGGCATGGAGCTGTCCACCCAGGACCTCACCATCGCCTGGACGACCCCGGTGACCGGCCTCGCGCTCGGCATCGTCGTGACCGTCCTCGCCGCCTACATCCCGGCCCGCCGGGCCGGCAAGGTCTCCCCGATGGCGGCCCTGCGCGACTCCGGAACCCCGGCGGACGCCAAGTCCGGCTGGATCCGGGCCGGCATCGGCCTGGTCCTCACCGGCGCCGGCGCCGCCGCCCTGTGGTCGACGACGCAGGCCGACAAGGCGAGCGACGGCTCCGCCTTCCTCGGCCTGGGCGTGGTCCTCACCCTCATCGGCTTCATCGTGATCGGCCCGCTGCTGGCCGGTGTCGTCGTACGGGCGCTGAGCGTCGTCGTCCTGCGCTTCTTCGGACCGGTCGGCCGCCTCGCCGAGCGCAACGCCCTGCGCAACCCCCGCCGCACCGGCGCCACCGGCGCGGCCCTGATGATCGGGCTCGCCCTGGTGGCCTGCCTGTCGGTGGTGGGCTCGTCGATGGTCGCGTCGGCGACGGACGAGCTGGACAGGTCGGTGGGGGCGGACTTCATCGTCCAGACGGGCGGTGACGGGCGGCCGCTCACCGAGCAGGCCAGCGACGCGGTCGACGGGGCGTCGCACCTCGCGCACGTCACGCACATGAAGGAGGTGCCGGCCAGGCTGACCCTGCCGGACGGCTCCGCCCCGAAGGCGGGCCTGCTCGCCACCGAACCGACGTACACCCAGGACCTGTCACGCGACACGCTCTCCGGAGACCTCTCCGCCGCCTACGGCAAGGACGCGATGTCCGTCGGCTCGAAGTTCGCGGAGAAGCACGGGGTCAAGGTCGGTGACGAACTGACGGCCGCCTTCGAGCACGGCAGGACGGCCCGGCTGAAGGTCGCCGCCATCACCTCCGACGACTCCGCGCTCGACTCCGGGGCGATGTACATCAACCTCACCACGGCCATGCGGCACGTCCCGGCCGACCGCATGCCCCTGGACTCGGTCGTGTTCGCGAAGGCGGCCCCGGACCAGCAGGACCAGGCGTACACATCGCTCAAGGCCGCTGTGGCCGCCGACCCGACGGTCAAGGTGTTCGACCAGACCGGCTTCAAGCAGGAGCTGAAGGACCAGATCGGACAGCTCCTGAACATCGTGTACGGACTGCTCGCCCTGGCGATCATCGTCGCGGTCCTCGGGGTGGTGAACACCCTGGCCCTGTCGGTCGTCGAGCGGACCCGCGAGATCGGCCTGATGCGCGCCATCGGCCTCTCCCGCCGCCAGCTGCGCCGGATGATCCGGCTGGAGTCCGTGGTCATCGCCCTCTTCGGCGCCCTGCTCGGCCTCGGCCTGGGCATGGGCTGGGGCACCTCCGCCCAGGAGCTGCTGGCGCTGGAGGGCCTCGACGTCCTGGAGATCCCGTGGCCGACCATCATCACGGTCTTCGTGGCCTCGGCCTTCGTCGGGCTGTTCGCCGCCCTGGTCCCGGCCTTCCGGGCGGGACGGATGAACGTCCTGAACGCCATCGCCACGGACGGGTGA
- a CDS encoding cation acetate symporter produces the protein MNGFDASAQTMSLVAFIAVATVTLLLCVMTGPDRDDLDEFYTGYRSLSPGRGGLAVAGDYVSAATVLGTTGVIALTGYDGLVLALSTALSLVLLMFLLAEPLRNAGRFTMGDMLTRRAPGRAVRIASCAVTLAALVPLMVVQLAGSGDLLAFILGFDGSGFRTGAIVTLGVVMIGYAAIGGMKGTALIHIVKTVVLAGACLTVSVLIMNRFDWDTRALLDAARLGSGAGSAYLRSGLQFGGNGADMVSSELTVVLGGACLPHITMRMSSARSAPAVRRSMSWAVSVVVPLCLLLTVIGLGAAALVGRELITAAGPQGNSAILQVTGAVAGGGEAGALVVTAMTTAIFLTLLASVAGMILACANSLAHDVFAHGLRSPDRPPVTTTVEIGTAQAAAAGVGLLTIALAVPARHWNLQALVALSFCVGASALAPALVYSMFWRHFTRTGLLCTLIGGTTAVLVLMTGTNLVSGSPGAVFPDRDFNWFPLTTTGLASVPAGFLAGWLGSRLGRRTATEERRMYEAEEPWILAGAPPTGRA, from the coding sequence GTGAACGGATTCGACGCGTCCGCGCAGACGATGTCCCTCGTCGCCTTCATCGCGGTGGCGACCGTGACGCTGCTGCTCTGCGTGATGACCGGCCCCGACCGCGACGACCTCGACGAGTTCTACACCGGCTACCGCTCGCTCTCCCCCGGCCGGGGCGGTCTCGCCGTCGCCGGGGACTACGTCTCCGCCGCCACCGTCCTCGGCACCACCGGTGTCATCGCCCTCACCGGCTACGACGGCCTCGTCCTCGCCCTGAGCACCGCGCTCTCCCTCGTCCTGCTGATGTTCCTGCTGGCCGAACCCCTGCGCAACGCGGGCCGGTTCACCATGGGCGACATGCTCACCCGCCGCGCCCCCGGCCGCGCGGTCCGGATCGCGTCCTGCGCCGTCACCCTCGCCGCCCTCGTCCCGCTGATGGTCGTCCAGCTCGCGGGCAGCGGCGATCTGCTCGCCTTCATCCTGGGGTTCGACGGCTCGGGGTTCCGCACCGGCGCCATCGTCACCCTCGGCGTCGTGATGATCGGCTACGCCGCGATCGGCGGGATGAAGGGCACCGCACTCATCCACATCGTCAAGACCGTGGTCCTCGCCGGCGCCTGCCTCACCGTCTCCGTACTGATCATGAACCGGTTCGACTGGGACACCCGCGCCCTCCTCGACGCCGCCCGCCTCGGCAGCGGCGCCGGCTCCGCCTATCTGCGCTCCGGGCTCCAGTTCGGCGGCAACGGGGCCGACATGGTCAGCTCCGAGCTGACCGTCGTCCTCGGCGGGGCCTGTCTGCCCCACATCACCATGCGCATGTCCAGCGCCCGCAGCGCGCCCGCCGTCCGCCGCTCGATGTCCTGGGCCGTCTCCGTCGTCGTCCCCCTGTGCCTGCTGCTCACCGTGATCGGCCTCGGCGCCGCCGCGCTCGTCGGCCGCGAACTCATCACCGCCGCCGGGCCGCAGGGCAACAGCGCGATCCTCCAGGTCACCGGGGCCGTCGCCGGCGGCGGGGAGGCCGGAGCGCTCGTCGTCACCGCCATGACCACCGCGATCTTCCTGACCCTGCTGGCCTCGGTCGCCGGAATGATCCTGGCCTGCGCCAACTCCCTGGCCCACGACGTGTTCGCGCACGGACTGCGCTCCCCGGACCGGCCACCCGTCACCACCACCGTCGAGATCGGCACCGCCCAGGCGGCCGCGGCCGGCGTGGGGCTGCTCACCATCGCCCTCGCGGTGCCGGCCCGGCACTGGAACCTCCAGGCCCTGGTCGCGCTCTCGTTCTGCGTCGGCGCCTCGGCCCTGGCCCCCGCGCTCGTCTACAGCATGTTCTGGCGGCACTTCACCCGGACCGGGCTGCTCTGCACCCTCATCGGCGGCACGACGGCCGTCCTCGTCCTGATGACCGGCACCAATCTGGTCTCCGGCTCCCCCGGCGCCGTCTTCCCCGACCGGGACTTCAACTGGTTCCCCCTCACCACCACCGGGCTCGCCTCCGTCCCTGCGGGCTTCCTCGCGGGCTGGCTGGGCTCGCGCCTGGGCCGCCGCACCGCCACGGAGGAGCGCCGGATGTACGAGGCCGAGGAGCCGTGGATCCTGGCGGGAGCACCCCCGACGGGCCGCGCCTGA